A genome region from Thermococcus gorgonarius includes the following:
- a CDS encoding ASCH domain-containing protein, whose translation MLIDSAYKSRILRGDKLTTIRYGDYEAKPGSEVYLVVTPSDTAVAKVRITRVEKKKVRELTNEDAKLDGFSDVRELLRELSKIYGELYGDDEVTIIGFEVIKRFDDGIPLKWLKGLNYREPAEIARLYLENQEKLNLNRETDFIMRRIYNEGLGRAVRTFGPKRVQQALLKTYHALYSAGVI comes from the coding sequence ATGCTGATTGACTCCGCTTACAAGTCGAGAATTCTCAGAGGGGACAAGCTCACAACGATACGCTACGGGGACTACGAGGCGAAGCCGGGTAGCGAGGTCTATCTAGTGGTAACACCGAGCGATACTGCGGTAGCCAAGGTCAGGATAACCCGCGTGGAGAAAAAGAAGGTAAGAGAACTGACAAACGAAGATGCAAAGCTCGACGGCTTCTCCGACGTCAGGGAGCTTCTCAGGGAGCTCAGCAAAATCTACGGCGAGCTCTACGGCGATGATGAGGTCACAATCATCGGCTTCGAGGTCATAAAGCGTTTCGACGACGGTATTCCGCTCAAGTGGCTCAAGGGCCTCAACTACCGCGAGCCGGCCGAGATTGCGAGGCTCTACCTTGAGAACCAGGAGAAACTGAACCTCAACCGCGAGACCGACTTTATAATGCGCCGTATCTACAACGAAGGCCTCGGAAGGGCAGTCAGAACCTTTGGGCCTAAGAGGGTTCAGCAGGCCCTGCTCAAAACCTACCACGCGCTCTACTCGGCGGGGGTTATCTAA
- a CDS encoding phosphatase PAP2 family protein gives MAKSEHKRGFLALTLALFALLALQIAGAFNGINEWMNSILPPGGPLTSAFTETASFALTAVYIILFLLRDVKDRGKLSRFPLELTAGIAVSMVIVALLKVLIGVPRPGEARVHWSFFEAIKNVGYFAFPSGHTTRASVLAYFLAKRWKRLWPLWWAWALGIGLSRLFLHVHWFSDVLFALFLAPWTGLFVELTENRWLPLYGAFVRKLKLEVLDVE, from the coding sequence ATGGCAAAGTCTGAACACAAAAGAGGTTTCCTGGCACTCACGCTCGCGCTCTTTGCCCTTTTGGCCCTGCAGATAGCCGGGGCATTTAACGGGATAAACGAGTGGATGAACTCGATCCTTCCTCCTGGCGGGCCTCTAACCAGCGCCTTCACGGAAACGGCGAGCTTTGCCCTCACTGCCGTTTACATCATCCTCTTCCTCCTGCGGGACGTCAAGGATAGAGGAAAGTTAAGCAGGTTCCCCCTTGAACTAACCGCAGGTATTGCGGTCTCTATGGTTATTGTTGCTCTGCTGAAGGTTCTGATCGGTGTCCCTCGGCCCGGGGAGGCCCGGGTTCACTGGAGTTTTTTCGAAGCAATAAAGAACGTTGGCTATTTTGCCTTCCCTTCCGGACACACGACGAGGGCCTCGGTTCTCGCCTACTTCCTCGCAAAACGCTGGAAGAGGCTCTGGCCGCTCTGGTGGGCTTGGGCACTTGGAATAGGTCTCTCAAGGCTTTTTCTCCACGTTCACTGGTTCAGTGACGTCCTCTTCGCTCTCTTCCTTGCCCCCTGGACAGGTTTGTTCGTTGAACTTACCGAAAACCGGTGGCTGCCCCTTTACGGGGCCTTCGTGAGAAAGCTCAAACTGGAGGTGCTGGACGTTGAATGA
- a CDS encoding COG2426 family protein, translating into MNEFLQVFLLSLVPTFEGRYAVVYGIGRGYTLWQTLVASSLGVLTLSVILPLLLPYIDRLMLWLEKTPLERIARLYLYYVERVRKKAHPYVEKWGFWGLLVFVAIPLPGTGIWTGALAAYLLGIEKRKSFPALLLGGLLSMAITLPPSLGIWG; encoded by the coding sequence TTGAATGAGTTCCTTCAGGTCTTCCTGCTCTCGCTCGTTCCTACCTTTGAGGGACGCTACGCGGTAGTTTACGGCATTGGACGGGGCTACACCCTCTGGCAGACATTGGTAGCTTCTAGCCTGGGAGTTTTAACCCTTTCTGTAATCCTTCCCCTTCTCCTGCCATACATAGACAGGCTCATGCTCTGGCTTGAGAAGACCCCCCTGGAAAGAATAGCGCGCCTCTACCTCTACTACGTTGAGAGGGTGCGGAAGAAGGCCCATCCCTACGTTGAGAAGTGGGGCTTCTGGGGCCTTCTCGTCTTCGTTGCAATCCCCCTCCCTGGAACCGGCATATGGACGGGCGCTTTAGCGGCCTACCTCCTCGGGATCGAAAAGAGGAAATCCTTCCCGGCGCTCCTCCTCGGTGGTCTGCTGAGCATGGCCATAACCCTGCCTCCGAGTCTCGGCATCTGGGGGTGA
- a CDS encoding molybdopterin-dependent oxidoreductase, producing MRDCYDTCSMISEFKNGRLTVKGNPEHPVTVGFLCPKGALLPKWFHSKDRLKKPLIRKGERGSGQFREASWEEAIKLVASKLKETIEEHGSESVLVYQYAGDRGVVNYAFPLRLFHYLNTAMLDYGICDRAGQEALKDIYGTAVGMDPEEFKNQRLLVYWGINAFWTNLHGFMLAKKSDLEIWTVDVVRTETAKRSDRFFQVKPDTDVLFALGVAKVLIEENLYDRAFVRENVYGFEEFKNYVKTLSLDYVSRETGLSVEEIEEFAQGYAEKKGIIHIGYGFQRSLAGGEAVRAIAILPALVGHRFGFIYDMKTIDKSYAEGAFLRSRPAKRIPQMKLAEYIERGEIKFLYVYNSNPLASLPNQNRLRKALIESDVFVVTHDIFLTDTALYSDVVLPANTFFERLDIADSYYHRYVALNEPVARLYGKSNSEVTRLLAKALGIENPYLYESDEEIIRKILQINGLSWDELKENGFVRVPEKPRKWETPSGKIEFYSQRAVERGLSPFPEYRKFKGKYPLRLLTPTYRMTITSQYHNTYGMIDPNLYINPADAKERGIQDGDTVEVFSDYGSIKTVAKLSDDVPRDIVLLYKAFWVSLLGWNANFLTTDETVDGYGKGSAYHSTWVEVKKASSLHEG from the coding sequence ATGCGTGATTGTTACGACACCTGCTCCATGATAAGCGAGTTCAAGAACGGACGGCTTACGGTTAAGGGCAACCCGGAACACCCGGTAACGGTGGGCTTTCTCTGTCCCAAGGGTGCCCTTCTGCCTAAGTGGTTCCACTCCAAAGACAGGCTCAAAAAACCGCTCATAAGAAAGGGCGAGCGCGGCAGTGGGCAGTTCAGAGAAGCGAGCTGGGAGGAAGCAATAAAGCTTGTTGCCAGCAAGTTGAAGGAGACCATCGAAGAGCACGGAAGCGAGAGCGTCCTGGTTTACCAGTACGCCGGTGACAGGGGTGTGGTGAACTACGCCTTCCCTCTGAGGCTCTTCCACTACCTCAACACGGCGATGCTCGACTACGGTATCTGTGACAGGGCCGGGCAGGAGGCTTTGAAGGATATTTATGGGACAGCGGTTGGCATGGATCCTGAAGAATTCAAAAATCAGCGCTTGCTCGTTTACTGGGGGATAAACGCATTCTGGACCAATTTACACGGCTTCATGCTGGCTAAGAAAAGCGACCTTGAGATATGGACGGTAGATGTCGTAAGAACAGAGACCGCGAAGAGGAGTGACAGGTTCTTCCAGGTAAAGCCTGACACGGACGTTCTATTCGCACTGGGCGTTGCGAAGGTTCTCATAGAGGAAAACCTCTACGACAGGGCCTTTGTCCGCGAGAACGTTTACGGCTTTGAGGAATTCAAGAATTATGTAAAAACATTATCGCTTGATTATGTAAGCAGGGAGACCGGTTTGAGCGTTGAGGAGATCGAGGAGTTTGCCCAGGGCTACGCCGAAAAGAAGGGGATAATCCACATCGGCTACGGCTTCCAGCGCTCTCTGGCTGGTGGTGAGGCTGTCAGGGCGATAGCGATTCTTCCAGCGTTAGTCGGCCACCGCTTCGGCTTCATCTACGACATGAAGACGATAGACAAAAGCTACGCGGAAGGGGCCTTTCTGAGGAGCAGGCCCGCTAAGAGAATTCCGCAGATGAAGCTCGCGGAGTACATCGAGAGGGGTGAGATTAAGTTCCTCTACGTCTACAACTCCAACCCGCTCGCGAGCCTGCCGAACCAGAACAGGCTGAGGAAAGCGCTGATCGAGAGTGATGTCTTCGTCGTTACGCACGACATTTTCCTTACCGACACCGCCCTCTACTCGGACGTCGTCCTGCCGGCTAACACATTCTTCGAGCGGCTTGATATAGCCGACAGCTACTACCACCGCTACGTGGCTTTAAACGAGCCGGTTGCAAGGCTCTACGGAAAGAGCAACAGCGAGGTTACTAGGCTTTTGGCAAAGGCCCTAGGAATTGAGAACCCTTACCTCTACGAGAGCGACGAAGAAATCATTAGGAAAATCCTCCAAATCAACGGGTTGAGCTGGGACGAGCTCAAGGAGAATGGCTTCGTCAGAGTGCCTGAAAAGCCGAGGAAGTGGGAAACACCGAGCGGAAAGATAGAGTTCTACTCACAGAGGGCTGTGGAAAGAGGCCTGAGCCCATTCCCGGAGTACAGGAAGTTCAAGGGCAAATACCCGCTCCGGCTCCTCACACCAACGTACAGAATGACCATAACGAGCCAGTACCACAACACCTACGGCATGATAGACCCTAACCTCTACATCAACCCAGCAGACGCCAAGGAGAGGGGCATTCAAGACGGCGACACCGTCGAGGTCTTCAGCGACTACGGAAGCATTAAAACGGTTGCAAAGCTCAGCGACGACGTGCCCAGGGACATAGTCCTCCTCTACAAGGCCTTCTGGGTTAGCTTACTCGGCTGGAATGCGAACTTCCTGACAACGGACGAGACAGTTGATGGCTACGGCAAGGGCTCGGCGTATCACTCGACCTGGGTGGAGGTAAAGAAAGCCAGCTCCCTACACGAGGGTTAA
- a CDS encoding MFS transporter: MSRKTSVLIGLSIMPLATLLFVFLKNFWVLLASELLGTLGGSFVSGSLQAWFFDNLKAEGIEGQFKEIWRSTQKLSLVVSSTTTVLGGLIAQFFGFAPVIVLTALVQALLVPLAMSIPEVGFSKPETSYTLHVINSWRELRKPEIAWLIAYLLSVTLALNQFRKFFEPYLEEILALFLGTTITGTLGILELVEVLVKVIPRYAGVALEGKSGGFSMRPRPLEYPSRRFYPS, encoded by the coding sequence GTGAGCAGGAAGACGAGCGTTCTAATCGGGCTTTCAATAATGCCCCTTGCGACCCTTCTCTTTGTCTTCCTCAAGAATTTCTGGGTTCTTCTCGCTTCAGAGCTCCTTGGGACACTGGGAGGTTCCTTTGTGAGTGGAAGCCTTCAGGCGTGGTTCTTTGACAATCTAAAGGCTGAGGGAATAGAAGGTCAGTTCAAGGAAATCTGGCGGTCGACCCAGAAGCTTTCCCTGGTTGTCAGCTCGACGACAACGGTACTCGGTGGCCTTATCGCACAGTTCTTTGGGTTTGCTCCAGTCATAGTCCTGACTGCTTTGGTGCAGGCCCTTCTAGTCCCCCTGGCCATGAGCATACCGGAGGTTGGATTTTCAAAGCCTGAAACCTCCTACACGCTCCACGTTATAAATTCCTGGCGCGAGCTGAGAAAACCGGAGATCGCGTGGCTCATTGCCTACCTTCTCTCAGTTACTCTCGCCCTGAATCAGTTTAGGAAATTCTTTGAACCGTACCTCGAGGAAATTCTTGCCCTCTTCCTGGGCACAACTATTACCGGAACCCTTGGAATCCTCGAGCTTGTTGAGGTTCTTGTGAAAGTCATCCCCCGGTACGCTGGGGTTGCACTGGAGGGAAAATCGGGCGGTTTCTCCATGAGACCGCGCCCGTTGGAATACCCCTCGCGACGGTTTTATCCGTCATAA